The DNA sequence CGAAACGGAGGCTGTTTCTTATGGCGAAGAAGAACGAGGTAAGATACGTCTGTTCCGAGTGCGGCTACGTCAGCCTGTCTCCCATGGGACGCTGTCCCGGCTGCGGAGAGTGGGGGACCGTCGAGGCCGAGGTTCTGTCGGTCTCGACTGAGGGCAGAAAGAGCGGATCGTCCCCCCTTTCTCCCCGGTCTATACTGGGGCTGAAGCCCCCGAAGCGGCTGCCCTCGGGGATAGGGGAGCTGGACCGGGTTATGGGAGGAGGCTGGGTCGAGGGCGGAGTCGTCCTCCTCGGTGGACAGCCCGGTATCGGGAAGTCCACTTTGTTGTTGCAGGTCTGCGGGAACCTGGCCAGATCGGGCTCCAAGGTGCTGTACGTCTCGGGGGAGGAGTCCGCTTCCCAGGTGGCTTTGAGGGCATCCAGGCTGGGGGCCGACTCGGAGGGACTGGAGCTGCTTTGCATAGCCGACGTAGAGATGGCTCTGGGGTCCCTGAACGATCACGGTCTAGTGGTGATAGACAGCGTTCAGGCCATGAAGGATCCCGGAGAGGGAGGCTGGCCCGGCACTCCGAGCCAGGTCAGGGCCACGGCTCAGAGGTGTATAGACACGGCCAAGTCCAAGGGGATTCCGATGGTGCTGGTCGGCCATATAACCAAGGAGGGCCGCATAGCCGGGCCCATGTTGCTGGAGCATATGGTGGATACGGTCCTTTTATTCTCGGGAGACGACGGGTCTCCCTACAGGACCTTGAGGGCCACCAAGAACAGATACGGAGGGACAGACGAGGTCGGACTTTTCCAGATGGGCGAGAGGGGGTTGAATCCGGTTGACGATCCCAGCGGCCTTTATTGGGATAGAGGTGATCAGTCGGTTCCGGGAGTGGCTCTCACCGTGGTGATGGAGGGAAGCCGAGCCTTGGTCGCAGAGGTTCAGGCTCTTGCCGCATCGACCAGTTTCGCCTATCCCAGACGGACCGCCAGGGGTACTTCGGTTAACAAGCTCCATTTGCTGCTGGCGGTGCTTCAGAAAAGATGCGGTTTAACTTCCTCCGGATTGGACGTCTACGTAAACGTGGCGGGAGGGATGGACCTTAGGGATCCCGGGGCCGATCTGGCCCTGGCTCTCTCTTTGGCGTCTTCCGCCATGGACAGGGCTCTTCCGTCGGACTGCT is a window from the Dethiosulfovibrio russensis genome containing:
- the radA gene encoding DNA repair protein RadA, coding for MAKKNEVRYVCSECGYVSLSPMGRCPGCGEWGTVEAEVLSVSTEGRKSGSSPLSPRSILGLKPPKRLPSGIGELDRVMGGGWVEGGVVLLGGQPGIGKSTLLLQVCGNLARSGSKVLYVSGEESASQVALRASRLGADSEGLELLCIADVEMALGSLNDHGLVVIDSVQAMKDPGEGGWPGTPSQVRATAQRCIDTAKSKGIPMVLVGHITKEGRIAGPMLLEHMVDTVLLFSGDDGSPYRTLRATKNRYGGTDEVGLFQMGERGLNPVDDPSGLYWDRGDQSVPGVALTVVMEGSRALVAEVQALAASTSFAYPRRTARGTSVNKLHLLLAVLQKRCGLTSSGLDVYVNVAGGMDLRDPGADLALALSLASSAMDRALPSDCCLLGEVGLVGEIRPVGRTGQRLREAARLGFRSAVVSAREKEEAPRGMDVMAVRSLAEAMARLGLN